From Takifugu flavidus isolate HTHZ2018 unplaced genomic scaffold, ASM371156v2 ctg204, whole genome shotgun sequence, a single genomic window includes:
- the LOC130519772 gene encoding transmembrane 4 L6 family member 5-like: MCVSRCLHCVGLSLIPLALICLLSNTLLLLPELKTNFLLEGHVTREATWATGLWGGGFLVLISARSFLQGSRIRGCWAFRKQMLYQLFQSALGLLAAAGCSVVSLTGLSQGPLCLYNSTSGLTWGVPLEPIPDHPHSGYLYNHSLWFGVCLEPRNVVQWNMILFSLMAGASFLQVLLCAANIINSAVGMIMGHGFCQNQVNPVLV, encoded by the exons atgtgtgtgtccaggtgtcTGCATTGTGTCGGCCTCTCTCTTATCCCTCTGGCGCTCATCTGCCTGCTCTCCAAcaccttgctgctgctgccagagctCAAAACCAacttcctgctggagggtcACGTGACCAGAGAGGCCACATGGGCCACTGGTCTGTGGGGCGGCGGCTTCCTG GTCTTGATTTCTGCTCGATCTTTTCTCCAAGGCAGCAGAATCAGAGGCTGCTGGGCCTTCAGGAAACAG ATGTTGTATCAGCTGTTCCAGTCCGCTCTGGgcctcctggctgctgcaggctgctccGTGGTCAGCCTCACTGGCCTCTCTCAGGGTCCTCTCTGCCTCTATAATTCCACCTCTGGTCTGACTTGGGGTGTCCCACTTGAGCCCATTCCAGACCA TCCTCATTCAGGGTACCTGTATAACCACAGCCTGTGGTTTGGAGTGTGTCTGGAACCCAGGAATGTCGTCCAGTGGAACATGATTCTGTTCAGTCTGATGGCTGGAGCCAGTTTCCTACAAGTTCTCCTCTGTGCAGCCAACATCATCAACTCAGCTGTTGGGATGATCATGGGTCACGGGTTCTGCCAGAACCAG GTGAATCCGGTCTTGGTTTGA
- the rnf168 gene encoding E3 ubiquitin-protein ligase rnf168 isoform X1, with the protein MSGRGGRRESTLTLQDCRCPVCLEILCEPVTLPCTHTFCKGCFLESVDKATLCCPLCRKRVSTWARQNSRNNTLVNQQLWNQIQDQFPLHCQRRLSGQDGGMEDNLGVAVCVPRVSEPGELRQEYEDQVSRLTEEKRVFEEEERRASEEYIQRLLAEEEQLQEEQRRRHQDDERLARLISSQLNPADATPAKKEVTTPAKREVTTGQMDKFLSPRPSQCSPADSKLTANKESMVSLSSLHQLELHGLGSESPDLLPTFLTSATMDQFHLSTDGETSSKRSHSDDRRTPPKRVCLQPCSTSRPDMPAVEQLSRQQQEEEDHRLALLLQKELDQEERDVNRRKGSSDAYSLRLSSQAKVASSSSTPRKVSSTPKTSVPKTSSGPRASSTTTSSPSVCRGRKQATLTEMFSSFSR; encoded by the exons ATGTcgggcagaggagggaggagagaatcgaccctaaccctccaggaCTGTCGCTGCCCCGTGTGTCTAGAGATTCTCTGTGAGCCTGTTACTctgccctgcacacacaccttctgtaAG GGCTGTTTCCTGGAGTCTGTGGATAAAGCCACTCTGTGCTGTCCACTATGTAGGAAGCGAGTCTCCACATGGGCCCGACAGAACAGCCGTAACAACACATTGGTCAACCAACAGCTCTGGAACCAGATCCAGGACCAGTTCCCTTTGCATTGTCAGCGGCGCCTCAGTGGGCAGGATGGTGGGATGGAGGATAACCTGGGAG TTGCTGTGTGTGTCCCCAGAGTCAGCGAGCCTGGAGAGCTGAGGCAGGAGTACGAGGACCAGGTTTCTAGA CTGACGGAGGAGAAGCGAgtgtttgaggaggaggagcggagggcCAGCGAGGAGTACATCCAGAGGCTGctggctgaggaggagcagctgcaggaggagcaaagGAGAAGGCACCAAGATGACGAGAGGCTGGCCAGATTAATCAGTAGTCAGCTG AACCCTGCTGATGCCACACCAGCCAAGAAGGAGGTCACCACACCAGCCAAGAGGGAGGTCACcactggacagatggacaa GTTTCTGAGTCCTCGACCGTCTCAATGCAGCCCCGCTGACAGCAAGTTAACAGCCAACAAG GAGAGCATGGTTTCTCTGAGTTCCCTCCATCAGCTGGAGCTACACGGTCTTGGATCAGAGAGTCCAGACCTCCTCCCAACGTTTCTGACATCTGCCACAATGGACCAGTTTCATCTGAGCACTGATGGAGAAACCTCCTCCAAAAGATCACATTCAGACGACAGGAGGACGCCTCCCAAACGTGTGTGTCTTCAGCCCTGCTCCACTTCCCGTCCTGACATGCCTGCggtggagcagctgagcagacagcaacaggaggaggaggaccacaGACTTGCCCTGCTTCTCCAGAAGGAACTGGATCAGGAGGAAAGAGATGTCAATAGACGCAAAGGCTCTAGCGATGCTTACTCACTGCGCCTAAGCAGCCAGGCGAAGGTGGCAAGCAGCTCCTCGACACCCAGGAAGGTGTCCAGCACTCCAAAAACATCTGTTCCAAAGACCAGCTCTGGTCCTAGGgcgtcctccaccaccacctctagTCCATCAGTCTGTAGAGGCAGAAAACAGGCCACTCTGACTGAAATGTTCTCCAGCTTCAGCAGATGA
- the rnf168 gene encoding E3 ubiquitin-protein ligase rnf168 isoform X2, with protein MKRAEESVLELPVYQCVDHKCVCVPACNVCVVAVCVPRVSEPGELRQEYEDQVSRLTEEKRVFEEEERRASEEYIQRLLAEEEQLQEEQRRRHQDDERLARLISSQLNPADATPAKKEVTTPAKREVTTGQMDKFLSPRPSQCSPADSKLTANKESMVSLSSLHQLELHGLGSESPDLLPTFLTSATMDQFHLSTDGETSSKRSHSDDRRTPPKRVCLQPCSTSRPDMPAVEQLSRQQQEEEDHRLALLLQKELDQEERDVNRRKGSSDAYSLRLSSQAKVASSSSTPRKVSSTPKTSVPKTSSGPRASSTTTSSPSVCRGRKQATLTEMFSSFSR; from the exons ATGAAGCGTGCAGAAGAATCTGTGTTAGAGTTGCCAGTCTATCAGTGTGTGGaccataaatgtgtgtgtgtgcctgcatgcaATGTGTGTGTAGTTGCTGTGTGTGTCCCCAGAGTCAGCGAGCCTGGAGAGCTGAGGCAGGAGTACGAGGACCAGGTTTCTAGA CTGACGGAGGAGAAGCGAgtgtttgaggaggaggagcggagggcCAGCGAGGAGTACATCCAGAGGCTGctggctgaggaggagcagctgcaggaggagcaaagGAGAAGGCACCAAGATGACGAGAGGCTGGCCAGATTAATCAGTAGTCAGCTG AACCCTGCTGATGCCACACCAGCCAAGAAGGAGGTCACCACACCAGCCAAGAGGGAGGTCACcactggacagatggacaa GTTTCTGAGTCCTCGACCGTCTCAATGCAGCCCCGCTGACAGCAAGTTAACAGCCAACAAG GAGAGCATGGTTTCTCTGAGTTCCCTCCATCAGCTGGAGCTACACGGTCTTGGATCAGAGAGTCCAGACCTCCTCCCAACGTTTCTGACATCTGCCACAATGGACCAGTTTCATCTGAGCACTGATGGAGAAACCTCCTCCAAAAGATCACATTCAGACGACAGGAGGACGCCTCCCAAACGTGTGTGTCTTCAGCCCTGCTCCACTTCCCGTCCTGACATGCCTGCggtggagcagctgagcagacagcaacaggaggaggaggaccacaGACTTGCCCTGCTTCTCCAGAAGGAACTGGATCAGGAGGAAAGAGATGTCAATAGACGCAAAGGCTCTAGCGATGCTTACTCACTGCGCCTAAGCAGCCAGGCGAAGGTGGCAAGCAGCTCCTCGACACCCAGGAAGGTGTCCAGCACTCCAAAAACATCTGTTCCAAAGACCAGCTCTGGTCCTAGGgcgtcctccaccaccacctctagTCCATCAGTCTGTAGAGGCAGAAAACAGGCCACTCTGACTGAAATGTTCTCCAGCTTCAGCAGATGA